A window of the Xiashengella succiniciproducens genome harbors these coding sequences:
- a CDS encoding tetratricopeptide repeat protein, with translation MGKILSIVLLLVVLVPASGQKDNSMRNMKNWQVKGLAKSAIRLGDPWQASIYLEELYRRKPSDEVGLMLGRNLMASRQYDKAERVYSELYKKAPRKSFEAQFYLAMLLKMDGNYEAALGHFEMTKSRHKRIADRNINRRRIENEIEGCRMALTYIDSIGREPDLEVKALSDGVNQGRMNHAPVIMGDTAFVYVSVNDEAPERIALGESYVAARKYYKATWRDGQWLSEPESDVGSPFVNGDGYDSGKGAFSPDGRRFYFSRCFINPDGKRVCHIYVSRLGEDGWNEPQALDRNVNHPRYTSTQPTVGKLFDSNLEVLYFVSDRPGGAGGMDIWFAVCDIAKNEFQKPQNAGVFINTEGDELAPFYDIGTGRLFFSSNNLPGFGGYDIFSAEGSLVTWEPPVNLGLPINSPYDDLDYGLSPSAKLGLFVSNRPEEIAEGILPDRIFEVRRKAGISLHVGNDPSEQ, from the coding sequence ATGGGAAAGATATTAAGTATTGTATTGTTGCTTGTAGTTTTGGTTCCTGCTTCAGGCCAGAAAGATAACTCCATGCGTAACATGAAAAACTGGCAGGTTAAGGGCCTTGCCAAGAGTGCGATACGACTGGGTGACCCATGGCAGGCCAGCATATATCTTGAGGAATTATATCGCAGAAAACCTTCAGACGAGGTGGGGCTTATGCTTGGAAGAAACCTGATGGCATCCAGACAATACGATAAGGCCGAGAGAGTGTACAGTGAACTGTATAAGAAGGCTCCGCGCAAGAGCTTTGAGGCTCAGTTTTACTTAGCTATGCTGCTCAAGATGGATGGCAACTATGAAGCGGCCCTTGGTCACTTCGAGATGACAAAATCAAGGCACAAAAGAATAGCAGACAGAAATATCAACCGCAGGCGCATCGAAAATGAGATAGAGGGTTGCCGTATGGCTCTTACGTATATTGACTCAATAGGACGGGAACCGGATCTTGAGGTTAAGGCTCTGAGCGATGGTGTCAACCAGGGCAGGATGAACCATGCTCCAGTAATTATGGGTGACACTGCCTTTGTATATGTGTCAGTGAATGACGAAGCTCCCGAGCGCATAGCTCTTGGAGAATCATATGTGGCAGCACGCAAATACTATAAGGCAACATGGCGGGATGGTCAGTGGCTCAGTGAGCCGGAGTCTGACGTAGGCTCACCCTTTGTCAATGGAGACGGCTATGACAGTGGAAAGGGCGCATTTTCACCTGATGGCAGGCGCTTTTATTTTTCCCGATGTTTTATAAACCCAGATGGTAAGCGTGTTTGTCATATTTATGTATCCAGACTGGGAGAAGATGGATGGAATGAACCTCAGGCACTTGACAGAAATGTCAATCATCCACGCTATACATCAACCCAGCCGACGGTGGGTAAGTTATTTGACTCTAACCTTGAGGTGCTATATTTCGTATCAGACCGTCCGGGAGGTGCTGGCGGGATGGATATCTGGTTTGCTGTCTGCGATATCGCAAAGAATGAATTCCAGAAGCCCCAGAATGCGGGAGTGTTTATAAATACTGAGGGGGATGAGTTGGCGCCCTTTTATGATATAGGTACCGGGCGACTGTTTTTCAGCTCCAATAATCTACCCGGCTTTGGTGGTTATGATATTTTTAGTGCGGAAGGCAGTCTGGTAACCTGGGAGCCACCTGTCAACTTAGGTTTACCTATCAACTCTCCGTATGATGACCTGGACTATGGGCTTAGTCCCTCTGCAAAGTTGGGCTTGTTTGTATCCAATCGCCCCGAAGAGATAGCAGAGGGTATATTGCCCGACCGGATATTTGAGGTGAGAAGGAAAGCAGGGATTAGCCTACATGTGGGTAATGATCCCAGTGAGCAGTAG
- a CDS encoding PKD domain-containing protein, translated as MRTALRYFLVLSLIQFCFSASVIAQITADFNADVNSGCAPLEVHFTNLSSAGPGYSYRWDLGNGTISDAVNPQTIYLDEGVYAVSLTVTYGEDSETVVKEAFITVHQQPSVSFGLEGAEIGCVPFAVQLNNMTIDPEGGALSYTWSFGDGTRSSEVNPDHTYLIAGLFDVTLVAENEFGCVSTATVPGLVNAVKPQASFGVDASYSCDGILEVGFTNTSNARPGFTSSWNFGDGAV; from the coding sequence ATGCGGACGGCCTTAAGATATTTCCTAGTTCTCTCCTTGATCCAGTTTTGCTTCTCAGCCTCTGTCATAGCGCAGATTACAGCCGATTTCAATGCCGATGTGAATTCCGGATGCGCTCCGCTGGAAGTACACTTTACAAATCTGTCGTCTGCTGGTCCCGGATATTCCTATAGGTGGGATCTTGGCAACGGGACTATATCAGACGCTGTTAATCCACAGACTATCTATCTCGATGAGGGTGTCTATGCTGTGTCACTTACCGTGACATACGGTGAAGACTCTGAAACTGTTGTCAAAGAGGCCTTTATCACTGTGCATCAGCAACCATCAGTATCCTTTGGTCTTGAAGGCGCGGAAATCGGTTGTGTACCCTTTGCGGTGCAACTTAATAATATGACTATCGACCCGGAGGGAGGTGCTCTCAGCTATACATGGAGCTTTGGTGACGGAACAAGATCCTCAGAGGTCAATCCTGACCATACTTACCTGATAGCGGGACTGTTTGATGTTACACTGGTTGCAGAAAACGAATTCGGCTGTGTTTCAACAGCTACTGTTCCGGGTCTTGTTAATGCCGTAAAACCACAGGCCTCCTTTGGCGTAGATGCTTCATACTCTTGTGATGGAATTCTTGAGGTTGGTTTTACAAATACATCAAATGCCCGTCCCGGCTTCACATCATCATGGAATTTCGGGGATGGGGCTGTCTAA
- a CDS encoding PorP/SprF family type IX secretion system membrane protein — MEVIAKNKHFRYFESVIILSVMNLGRNLLSAIVLLSAVTGTLNAQGIHFSQAYSAHLTLSPANTGRFDGDLRAVGIFRNQGYNMSGDYQTAYFSFEMPFYVMEERLDGGLYYSHDNTAGKAMPTERINLSLAHGLNISHRARLHAGLQVAWVHRQIDLNKLSFPDQYNRDTGGFDPRLVTGENLEKSSTNYLDAGIGLLYSQTIPTGVFSGGYSMQQINRPVESFFGLDEKLPVKHVFHVKGDLGLTSTLFVVPAVVYMQMGSNNTSLAGLNLGYNLNEWLNQYNSVIAGVHVRNATVSRSRGLVFSAGCNWQYWNMMLAYDTDISKSRGNSIAGSGFEISVTYKLPSTEITQKTIQWERY, encoded by the coding sequence ATGGAAGTGATTGCAAAGAACAAACATTTTCGCTATTTTGAATCCGTTATAATCCTCTCTGTTATGAACCTGGGACGTAATTTGTTGTCCGCTATCGTGCTTCTTTCAGCTGTTACCGGAACCCTTAATGCACAGGGTATTCATTTCTCGCAGGCATATTCGGCACACCTTACTCTAAGTCCGGCTAATACCGGACGTTTTGACGGCGACTTGAGAGCCGTGGGAATCTTCCGTAACCAGGGATATAATATGAGCGGTGATTATCAGACCGCTTATTTTAGTTTTGAAATGCCCTTTTATGTCATGGAAGAAAGGCTGGATGGAGGTTTGTACTACAGTCATGACAATACTGCCGGGAAAGCAATGCCAACAGAGAGGATCAACCTCTCTCTGGCTCACGGCTTGAATATATCTCACAGAGCCCGCCTGCATGCGGGCTTGCAGGTGGCCTGGGTTCACAGGCAGATAGACCTTAACAAACTGAGTTTTCCAGATCAATACAACCGTGACACAGGGGGCTTTGACCCCCGTCTGGTCACTGGCGAAAATCTTGAGAAGAGCAGCACCAACTACCTGGATGCAGGTATTGGTTTGCTATACTCCCAGACTATCCCAACCGGGGTGTTTAGTGGGGGTTATTCCATGCAACAGATCAATCGTCCCGTTGAGTCCTTTTTCGGACTTGACGAAAAACTACCGGTAAAACATGTGTTTCATGTCAAGGGTGATCTGGGTCTGACCAGTACTCTCTTTGTGGTTCCGGCAGTAGTCTATATGCAGATGGGCAGCAACAACACCTCACTTGCAGGTTTGAATCTGGGATACAACCTAAATGAATGGCTAAATCAATACAATAGTGTGATTGCAGGGGTTCACGTCAGAAATGCTACTGTCAGCAGGTCGCGCGGACTTGTATTCTCAGCAGGATGTAACTGGCAGTACTGGAATATGATGTTGGCCTATGATACTGATATTTCGAAGTCAAGAGGCAACAGTATAGCAGGATCGGGATTTGAAATCAGTGTGACTTACAAGCTGCCCTCCACAGAGATAACTCAAAAGACTATACAATGGGAAAGATATTAA